The following nucleotide sequence is from Nautilia sp. PV-1.
GGCGCGTTTACAGACGCTGTTCAAAGTAAACCGGGACTGTTTGAACTTGCGCAGGGAGGTACGCTTTTTTTGGATGAAATCGGTGAAATGCCTTATAATTTACAGGCTAAACTTTTAAGAGTGTTACAGGAGAGGGAGTTTTACCGTTTAGGCGGTACGAAACCGATTAAACTGGATGTAAGAATAATAAGCGCGACTAATCAGAATATAGACGATATGATTAAAAACAACAAATTCAGAGAAGATCTGTATTACAGACTAAATACAATTCCTATAAAAATACCTCCTTTGAGAGAGAGAAAAAACGATATAATTCCAATTGCGGAAAATATTCTTAAAAAAACCGCTGCGGAATATAATTTTGATAATAAAACTTTAAGTGAAGAAGCAAAAAAAGTACTGCTTGAGTATGAATGGCCGGGAAATATAAGAGAACTGGTTAATGTTATTGAAAGAGCCGTTATTTTAAGCGATACGGATGTAATAGAAAAAAAAGATTTGATTTTAATATAAGGAGAGTAAATGTATAATGTTGCAATAGCCGGAGCTACAGGAGCGGTTGGAGAAGAGCTGTTAAGGGTAATAGAGGAATATGAAATACCTGTTAAAAAACTTGTGCCTCTTGCAAGTGCCAGAAGCGTCGGAAGAGAAGTTGAGTTTAAAGGTGAAAGTATAAAAGTAAAAGAGCTTACCTGTGATGTTTTTGAAGAAGAAGAAATTGATATAGCTTTTTTCAGCGCAGGAGGCAGTATAAGTGCAAAATTCGCACCGTGCGCAGCAAAAGCGGGAGCGGTTGTAATTGATAATACCAGTTATTTCAGAATGAATCCGGACGTTCCTTTGGTTGTGCCTGAAGTAAACCCGGAAGATATAGCCTTATGGAAAAAAACAGGAATAATAGCCAATCCGAACTGTTCGACTATTCAAATGGTAATATCCCTTGCTCCGTTACATGAGGAATTCGGTATTAAAAGAGTAGACGTTGCCACTTATCAGGCGGTGAGCGGAGCTGGTAAAAAAGGTATGGAAGAGCTGTTTGAACAGATGAGGGCAGTGTTTAACTTTAAACTGGATAAAGCAGTGGAAGAAAGAGAAGTTTTCCAGCATCAAATCGCACTTAACGTAATTCCGCATATAGATAAGTTTATGGATAACGGATTTACAAAAGAAGAAATGAAAATGGTAAATGAAACCAACAAAATTATGCACAGCAATATTCAGGTTGCTCCTACTTGTGTAAGAGTGCCTATTTTAAGAAGCCACAGTGAAGCGATTACTATTTACTGTGAAAAAGATGTTTCTGTGGAAAGAGCAAGAGAAGTTCTTGCGAATTTTGAAGATGTTAAAGTAATAGACAACCCTGAAAAAAACGAATATCCTATGCCTGTAATAGCTACTGACACGGATTATGTTTATGTGGGTAGAATAAGAAAAGACCTGTATGATCCGAAAGTTCTGCATTTCTTTAACGTTGCGGATCAGATCAGGGTAGGGGCTGCTACCAACGCCGTAAGAATTGCTAAAAAATGGATAGAAATGGAGGGAGGAAAATGAAACTGATTGAAGCGCTATTTGAGGGGGCTTTGTGGAAAAGCAGGTTTATTGTTATTTTAGCCGTGGTATTTGCGGTACTGGGTGCTATATCTTTATTTGCGGTTGCGAGTGCGGACATATGGAAAATGGTTGTTGTTACGTGGAATGTTTTTGTAAACAACGCCCATCCTGAAAATTTCCATGAAAACTTGATAGGTAAAATTATCGGGGCTATAGACCTTTATCTTATCGGAGTAGTTCTTTTAATTTTTGCTTTCGGTATTTATGAGCTTTTTATCAGTGAAATTGACGAAGCAAATAACAGCGAAGTGGGCGACAGTATTTTAGCGGTACACAGTCTTGATGAACTTAAATCAAAACTCGGTAACGTTATTGTAATGGTTCTTATTGTTATTTTCTTTAAAAAAGTAATTCACATGCATTTTGAAACACCTCTTGATATGCTTTATTTGGCAGTCGGTATATTTGCTCTTGCACTTTCATTATACTTCATGCATAAATCGCATGCCGTACATGAAAAAGAAGCAGAGGAAGAAAATTAGGTGTTAATATGAAATATATTTTCGGCCCCGTGGCTTCAAGACGCTTCGGAATGAGTCTTGGAGTTGATCTTTCCCCTGATAAAAAAAGATGTAATTTCGATTGTATTTACTGTGAGCTGGATCCTGCAAAACCCGTTAATATTTACGATAATGCTCCGAAACCTGATGAAATACTCAAAGAAATAAACCTGGCCGTCAAAAAATTCTCTTTTGATGTTTTAACACTTACCAGTAACGGAGAACCTACATTATATCCTTATCTTGAAGAACTGGTAAAAAACCTGTCTGAATATAAACTGCTTATTTTAAGCAACTCTTCCACAATAGACAATCCTGAAATTCAGAAAACTTTATGCAGGTTTGATATGGTAAAGCTTTCTTTAGATGCGGTAACTCCTCAGATTTTTAAAAAAATAGACAGACCATATAAAGAAATTAAAATCGAAAATATTATCGCAGGAATGAAAAAGTTCAGAAAAATATATAAAGGCGAACTTATTATCGAGATTCTGGTAGTAAAAGGAATTAACGACAAAGAAGAGGAATTTGAAAAAATAAATGAAGTTTTAAAAGATATCAAACCTGAAAGAGTGGATATTTCAACTATAGACAGGCCTCCTGCATATAAAGTCGAGGGAGTTGATACGAAAAGACTCTTTGAACTGTCAAGAAAAATAGAAAATCAGCATATTTTTATTCCGACAAGAGACAAACTGGATTTTAAAGTAGAAAACCTTACAAAAGAAGAGCTGCTTACGACTTTGAAGAAAAGACCTTTCAGTCAAAGTGATATTGATAATATATTCGATGAACATACGCTAAGAATTTTTAATGATTTAAAAAAAGAAAATCTGCTTGAAGAGATCTGGGTGGGCGGAATTAAATTTTATAAAGCTCTTGTTTAGAATATACGGTTATAAAAGGAGATTAATGCGTGAGTTTTTAAATATTTTAAGGGTGTTAATTGCAGTTGATGTAGGTATTGCTGTGTTTTGTTACTTGGAAGACAATACGATCTGGCTATACAATACACAAATAGCGTTTTTCAGTGTCAGTTTAATTATATTAGGTAGTTTTATCGGATATTCAAATATGGTTAAAGCCCATATTAAAAACGGAAATGTAGGAGAAGACATATTAAAAAAATATGAGGACCCTTATAATCTTGATGACGAAGAAGATGAAATTCAGGAAAAAGAGCTTGAAAAATATAAAAACAGAAAATTAAAATGGTACGAGGCTGTTTTGTTTTATTTTAAAGGCGGTTTTAATTTTTTAAGAATAGCCGGTTATGTTGCATTAATAGCTGGATTTATATGGCTGAGCAAAAATAATATTTTTGATTATTTAAGTTTTCTGTTTGGAGTAAGCGTAGTGCCTGCCGTTTCGATGATTTATCTTTTTGCTCTAAGGAGAAAAGCTCAAAAAAGTTGATTGACAAAAACTCAACTCCTGTGGTATAATATATAAAATCAACAAAAGGAGTTGAGATGAGCAGAATATATGGAAAAGTAGAAAATATTGAAGATATAAGCAGAATAAACTGTCTTATACGTGATGAAATGTTAAATGTTACAACTCCTGCCGAACTTAGCGAATTAAAAAAGAGAAGCAATTATCTCTGTACACTCACTTATTCACCGTTCTGGAAGAAAAAATTTAATAATGAAATAGAAAAATTAAGAGATTTAGCTATAAAAGAGAACAGAGCCACCGTAAAAACTGCAAATTACATCGCAAAGTATAAAAACTTTGAAAAACAGTACGAACCCTGGAAAAAAGAGATAGATGTTGAAGAAGAACTAAAACAGATACCTCAGTCAGTTGTAAAAGAGCTGACCGAATCTATTTTTGAGCTTCAAAACAGTGTTGAAATACTTGAAGATTTTAGAAAAAGTTTTTGTGAAATAAGAAAAGCCATGGTTTTATGTGAAAATGTCGAATGCCTTGATAAATTAAAAAGAGCGGTGGATATATTAACTGTATTGCCGTTTATCGAAAGTTTTGCACAGCACTTTGACGAAGGTATATTAGGAGCAGTAGATAACTTAATAAATAAAGAAAAAAACAGAAGTATAACTCTTGCAAATATAATTGCGGAAGTTAATGGATGGAACAGGTATTATGAAAGTGTTTCACAAAGCAGTTTTGAAACAACAGCTGAAGCATATCTTGATAAACTTCTAGAAGAGGAAAACAAAGCTGATACATATATTCCGACTGAAGCAAAATATAAAAAAGGCGCTAAAACATTATGGGTTGTGTATTATCACCCTGTAAAAAAAAGAGAATACGCAAAAAGAATTTATTTGCCTGCTGATGCAGAAGATATTGAGTTTGAAGGTCCCGGAAAATATAAAAACAGATTCGGCAACGAAGTATGGGGTATAAAAGTAAGCTATGTAATTACAGTCGTTCCTACAACTATTCACGTAAGGGGCAGGGAAATAAAACTTCCGGAAAGAAAAATGAGAAAATCTAAAATTGTAGAATTGCCGGAAATTGCACAAAATATAAAAATAACTTCAGAAAAACCGCAAAGTGCGATGGATATCGCTTAATCTTTTGCGGTCTGATAAGCGAAATAAGCACTAAAGAATGTGAAGTAGGTGATAATTGTCGTTATAGCTACCAGTAGAGGGATAATTATTAGAGTCATATTAGGATGGTTTAAAATCAGCGGGAAAATATAAAACAGATACGCGAATGCTATAATGGAATATATTATGCTTACAATAACACTCCATACGAAATAGATAAGCATATATTTGAAATTAAACGTATTTACCCAGAATTTAAAATCTATCAAAGAAGAAACCATGCTTAAAAAACTTTCTTTAAAAGTTTCTTTGCTTAACGCTTCTCCGAATTTTCCCAGGAATATATATGAATAAAACAAAAGATACACTGAATAAAATCCCAATAATATTTTGGCAATATATGTTGTTTTTGATAGGGCAAATAAGAAGTTATGCGGGTCTGCTAAAATAAAAATTGAATTGGTGAATTTAAGTATTATTATCATAAAAGCTCCGAAAAAAGTGACAATAATAAAAAGCCCCAGCATTATTCCCATTGCGCTTGGAAGAAAATGAAGTAAAAAAGTGCTAAAAGGCTGTTTTTCTAAAGTTGCAAAATATTCTTTATCGTTATCGGTGATTTTTAATATATAAATCAGCAATACTCCGATGCTTAAATAAAACAGTTTTTCAAAAATAAATGAAACGATGCTTATTACCGGATATGCTTGTATAAGAGTCAAAATTGAAAACAGTATAATAACGAACAGAAATTTTTTAATTTCGGCTATTGTCAAAAACGTATATTTAAAAACGTCTTTCATATTTTTCCTTTTTGGTAGAATTTTAACAAAAAAGGTTTAATTTGTGTGCAATATTTGGAATTATAGGGAAGATTGACATTAAAAAAATTGAATATTCATTAGATTTGATGCATAATAGGGGAAAGGATTTTGATTCAATAAAAAAAACTTCCAATGCGGTTTTCGGATTTAACAGGCTGGCCATAGAAAATATAGATACAAATATACAGCCTCTTGTTTTAGGTAAAAAAATGTTTGTATTTAACGGGGAAATATATAACTATAAAAATCTTATTAAAGATTACAATTTAAAAGCACAGACAGAAATCGAAGTTATTGCGTCTTTATGGAATAAGTTCGGAGTGGAGTTTGTAAAAAAACTCGACGGTATGTTTGCTATTGCAATATACGACAAAAAACTTTATCTTTTTAGAGACGAGTTCGGTAAAAAACCTCTTTATTTTACAAAAAACGGTATTTTTGCAAGTGAAATTAAAGCTATATTGCCTTTTTTTGAAAAAAAGCTGAATTTACAGGCTCTTAGTGAATATCTGGCATATAATTCTTCACTGGCTCCAAACACCATATATGAAGGTATATATAAGCTGCCGGCAGGCTGCTATTTTGACGGAGAAATAAAAAGATGGCACGATTTTAATAGAATTGAGAATGGAGAATGGAAAATTGAGAATTGTATTATTGAGATTGAAAAACTTTTAACAAATTCTGTTGAAAAAAGGCTTATGGGTGAGGTTGAGGTCGGTTCACTTCTAAGCGGTGGGGTTGACAGCAGTCTGATTGCCGCGATAATGTCAAAACAAAGAAAAATAAAGACATTCAGTATCGGTTACGACGGATACGAAAACTATGACGAAAGAAGATATGCGAAATTAACAGCCGAACATATCGGAAGCGAACATTATGAGGTGAATTATACAAAACAGAACTTTTTTGATGAATTTGAAAACGTGCTTTTTTCCATGGACGAACCTATAGCCGACAGCAGTTTTTTCCCTGCTAATTTTTTAGCTAAACATATTCCTTTAAAAGTAGTATTAAGCGGAGAGGGGAGCGATGAACTGTTTTTGGGATACAGAAGATATAATGAATATCTGGGTTTTTTCGATGCATATCTTCCGAATAAAAAATGGCTTAAAAAATATCTTGAAAGACATCCGGAAGATATCAAAGAATGGGAAATATTCAGGAGGTTTTTTGCCGATGAGGTTGTTTTCAGAGGGATTAACGAAACTTTTTATCAAAGACAGATAAACAGAGTTTTGAAAAAAAATGCGTATGAAGTTGATTATAAAAGATTTGTAAAGGGATGGGGGAGTTTTGATTTTACTTATTTCGATTTGAAAGTATGGATAGGCGAAGTGCTTTTAATGAAACTTGATAAAATGTTTATGGCTAATACAATTGAAGCCAGAAGTCCTTTTTTAGACAAAAATCTGGTAAACTTCGTTTTTTCTCTGCCGGAAAATATCAGAGGCAAAAATAAATGGATTGTTAAAGAAATAGCAAAAAAACATGTTCCTATAGAAATTGTAAACAGAAGGAAAAAAGGTTTTGCTTTTCCTTTTTTAGAATGGCTCAAAGAAGAAAACGAATTAAGAGTCATTATTGACGTAAACAGAGAAACTAAAATTTTTAATGAGGAATATCTTAAAGAAATAATAAAAACAGGTCACAAAAGATACAAACAGCATCTTTGGACGCTGTATCTTTTCAGCCG
It contains:
- a CDS encoding aspartate-semialdehyde dehydrogenase, which produces MYNVAIAGATGAVGEELLRVIEEYEIPVKKLVPLASARSVGREVEFKGESIKVKELTCDVFEEEEIDIAFFSAGGSISAKFAPCAAKAGAVVIDNTSYFRMNPDVPLVVPEVNPEDIALWKKTGIIANPNCSTIQMVISLAPLHEEFGIKRVDVATYQAVSGAGKKGMEELFEQMRAVFNFKLDKAVEEREVFQHQIALNVIPHIDKFMDNGFTKEEMKMVNETNKIMHSNIQVAPTCVRVPILRSHSEAITIYCEKDVSVERAREVLANFEDVKVIDNPEKNEYPMPVIATDTDYVYVGRIRKDLYDPKVLHFFNVADQIRVGAATNAVRIAKKWIEMEGGK
- a CDS encoding YqhA family protein; the protein is MKLIEALFEGALWKSRFIVILAVVFAVLGAISLFAVASADIWKMVVVTWNVFVNNAHPENFHENLIGKIIGAIDLYLIGVVLLIFAFGIYELFISEIDEANNSEVGDSILAVHSLDELKSKLGNVIVMVLIVIFFKKVIHMHFETPLDMLYLAVGIFALALSLYFMHKSHAVHEKEAEEEN
- a CDS encoding radical SAM protein, whose protein sequence is MKYIFGPVASRRFGMSLGVDLSPDKKRCNFDCIYCELDPAKPVNIYDNAPKPDEILKEINLAVKKFSFDVLTLTSNGEPTLYPYLEELVKNLSEYKLLILSNSSTIDNPEIQKTLCRFDMVKLSLDAVTPQIFKKIDRPYKEIKIENIIAGMKKFRKIYKGELIIEILVVKGINDKEEEFEKINEVLKDIKPERVDISTIDRPPAYKVEGVDTKRLFELSRKIENQHIFIPTRDKLDFKVENLTKEELLTTLKKRPFSQSDIDNIFDEHTLRIFNDLKKENLLEEIWVGGIKFYKALV
- the asnB gene encoding asparagine synthase (glutamine-hydrolyzing) produces the protein MCAIFGIIGKIDIKKIEYSLDLMHNRGKDFDSIKKTSNAVFGFNRLAIENIDTNIQPLVLGKKMFVFNGEIYNYKNLIKDYNLKAQTEIEVIASLWNKFGVEFVKKLDGMFAIAIYDKKLYLFRDEFGKKPLYFTKNGIFASEIKAILPFFEKKLNLQALSEYLAYNSSLAPNTIYEGIYKLPAGCYFDGEIKRWHDFNRIENGEWKIENCIIEIEKLLTNSVEKRLMGEVEVGSLLSGGVDSSLIAAIMSKQRKIKTFSIGYDGYENYDERRYAKLTAEHIGSEHYEVNYTKQNFFDEFENVLFSMDEPIADSSFFPANFLAKHIPLKVVLSGEGSDELFLGYRRYNEYLGFFDAYLPNKKWLKKYLERHPEDIKEWEIFRRFFADEVVFRGINETFYQRQINRVLKKNAYEVDYKRFVKGWGSFDFTYFDLKVWIGEVLLMKLDKMFMANTIEARSPFLDKNLVNFVFSLPENIRGKNKWIVKEIAKKHVPIEIVNRRKKGFAFPFLEWLKEENELRVIIDVNRETKIFNEEYLKEIIKTGHKRYKQHLWTLYLFSRFVKKEFL